The DNA segment GGGTCAGGTCGAGCGAAAAGCACGCGAGATATTCGAATCCTGGCGCCAGAGAGAACGAGAAGATATCGAGAACTGGAAAGAACAGGAGCTCAAACGCCTTTCGGACGAAAAAGCAAAGATCCTGTTTGAGACGTGGAGACAGGACGAAGAGGGGAACATCCGCACCGATGCCATCAAGCGCAGCCAGTCGGTGACCCGGGGGAGGGTCACGGAGTGCCTCATCCCGTATTTCCCGGACTTCCCCTACAATCCAAAGGATGCACGGTTTTTGGGGACTCCAGTCGA comes from the Methanoculleus marisnigri JR1 genome and includes:
- a CDS encoding Holliday junction resolvase-like protein, with product MIEWAVILLLFLAVLVLFYKYSRIQGQVERKAREIFESWRQREREDIENWKEQELKRLSDEKAKILFETWRQDEEGNIRTDAIKRSQSVTRGRVTECLIPYFPDFPYNPKDARFLGTPVDLIIFDGLSDADEVQNVVFVEIKTGKAANLSKRERAVRECIKAGRVQYFTIHQSFDESANQLRDMGMN